A single genomic interval of Demequina sp. NBRC 110054 harbors:
- a CDS encoding nucleoside triphosphate pyrophosphatase — protein MPIPFVLASQSPARLATLRAAGVDPEVIVSDVDEDAALAHAREAHLASGLGELAFDDSVLVLAQAKAEVVADGYETQALVLGCDSMLEIDGEILGKPGDPATAIARWQTMRGRVGVLHTGHWIVDDRPGGSGATVGATASTTVRFADLSDDEIEAYVATGEPLHVAGAFTVDSLGGPYVESIDGDYHAVVGVSLPLLRHLLGACGVAFHELWRDSVRG, from the coding sequence ATGCCGATCCCGTTCGTCCTGGCCTCCCAGTCCCCCGCCCGCCTCGCGACCCTGCGAGCGGCCGGGGTCGACCCCGAGGTGATCGTCTCGGACGTGGACGAGGACGCGGCGCTCGCCCACGCGCGCGAGGCCCACCTCGCCTCGGGGCTCGGCGAGCTCGCCTTCGACGACTCGGTGCTCGTGCTCGCACAGGCCAAGGCTGAGGTGGTCGCGGACGGCTACGAAACGCAAGCGCTCGTGCTCGGGTGCGACTCGATGCTCGAGATCGACGGCGAGATCCTCGGCAAGCCGGGCGACCCGGCGACGGCCATCGCGCGCTGGCAGACGATGCGGGGGCGGGTCGGGGTCCTCCACACGGGCCACTGGATCGTGGACGATCGCCCCGGCGGCTCGGGGGCGACGGTCGGCGCCACGGCGTCGACGACGGTGCGCTTCGCCGACCTCTCGGACGACGAGATCGAGGCCTACGTCGCGACCGGCGAGCCCCTGCACGTCGCGGGCGCGTTCACGGTCGACTCGCTCGGCGGACCGTACGTCGAATCGATCGACGGCGATTATCACGCGGTCGTCGGAGTCTCGCTGCCACTCCTGCGCCACCTGCTCGGGGCGTGCGGCGTCGCGTTCCACGAGCTGTGGAGGGACTCGGTCCGGGGCTGA
- a CDS encoding MarR family winged helix-turn-helix transcriptional regulator — protein sequence MSEQRGEESPLGASADDSDAAVDEREALIARVLDLQRSIVFAQMGQQSALMGDHRLTVAQLRLLLFIHARPGRPTAEAAAFVGVLPSILTGIVKRLVERGWVESTTDVEDRRVRRLTLAPEGATLVEGIAGAAEKDFTDDIGVLDDAQLAQLEGILSTIVRVRAGDN from the coding sequence ATGAGTGAGCAGCGCGGCGAGGAGTCTCCGCTGGGTGCGTCCGCGGACGACTCGGATGCTGCGGTCGACGAGCGCGAGGCGCTCATCGCGCGGGTCCTCGACCTGCAGCGAAGCATCGTGTTCGCCCAGATGGGGCAGCAGTCGGCGCTCATGGGCGACCATCGCCTCACCGTCGCCCAGCTACGGCTCCTGCTGTTCATCCATGCGCGCCCGGGCCGCCCGACCGCCGAGGCCGCGGCGTTCGTCGGGGTGCTGCCGAGCATCCTCACGGGGATCGTGAAGCGCCTCGTCGAGCGAGGCTGGGTCGAGAGCACCACGGATGTCGAGGACAGGCGCGTGCGCAGGCTCACGCTCGCGCCCGAAGGTGCGACGCTCGTCGAGGGCATCGCGGGCGCCGCGGAGAAGGACTTCACTGACGACATCGGGGTGCTGGACGATGCGCAGCTCGCTCAGCTCGAGGGGATCCTGTCCACGATCGTGCGCGTTCGTGCGGGGGATAATTGA
- the efeO gene encoding iron uptake system protein EfeO, which yields MSPRFTLPALALAASTVVLAGCVPNAASAEGGTIAVTATDDGCTLSAVEAPAGTVVFSVTNEGSSATEFYLLASDASAIVSEVENVGPGLTRDLTVQVAEGDYFTSCRESDTAEATPEAFTITAAEGEVVVDEERAALLEQATVTYKAYVQQEVAELVTATDEFVAAFVAGDDDAAREIYAPARTHWEAIEPVAESFGDLDPSMDLREADLAEGEEWTGWHAMEQDLWQPEDGSYTALTTEERQALADQLVADTAELSERVNADDFTFEAFQIGNGAKELLDEVATGKITGEEEIWSGTDLWDFRANLDGAWEAYIVLKPASDLTDADLSTEIEDRFTALDEELVQYGSYDEGFLTYSELTEDQVLELSRLVEALSESLSQLTAAAIG from the coding sequence ATGTCACCACGCTTCACCCTGCCCGCGCTCGCCCTCGCGGCGTCCACCGTCGTGCTTGCGGGCTGCGTCCCGAACGCCGCGAGCGCCGAGGGCGGCACGATCGCCGTCACCGCGACCGACGACGGCTGCACGCTGTCCGCAGTCGAGGCGCCGGCCGGCACCGTCGTCTTCTCCGTGACCAACGAGGGCTCGTCGGCGACCGAGTTCTACCTGCTCGCGTCGGACGCGTCGGCGATCGTGTCCGAGGTCGAGAACGTGGGCCCCGGCCTCACCCGCGACCTCACCGTGCAGGTGGCCGAGGGCGACTACTTCACGTCGTGCCGCGAGTCCGACACCGCCGAGGCGACCCCCGAGGCCTTCACGATCACCGCGGCCGAGGGCGAGGTCGTCGTCGACGAGGAGCGCGCCGCGCTGCTCGAGCAGGCGACGGTCACGTACAAGGCCTACGTCCAGCAGGAGGTCGCGGAGCTCGTCACCGCGACCGACGAGTTCGTCGCGGCCTTCGTGGCCGGGGACGACGACGCGGCGCGCGAGATCTACGCCCCCGCGCGCACGCACTGGGAGGCCATCGAGCCCGTCGCCGAGTCCTTCGGCGACCTCGACCCGAGCATGGACCTGCGCGAGGCCGACCTGGCCGAGGGCGAGGAGTGGACCGGCTGGCACGCGATGGAGCAGGACCTGTGGCAGCCGGAGGACGGCTCGTACACGGCCCTCACCACCGAGGAGCGTCAGGCCCTCGCGGACCAGCTCGTCGCCGACACCGCGGAGCTGTCCGAGCGCGTCAACGCCGACGACTTCACGTTCGAGGCCTTCCAGATCGGCAACGGCGCGAAGGAGCTGCTCGACGAGGTCGCGACCGGCAAGATCACCGGCGAGGAGGAGATCTGGTCGGGCACCGACCTGTGGGACTTCCGTGCGAACCTCGACGGCGCGTGGGAGGCGTACATCGTCCTCAAGCCCGCCTCGGACCTCACCGACGCCGACCTGAGCACCGAGATCGAGGACCGCTTCACGGCGCTCGACGAGGAGCTCGTGCAGTACGGCTCGTACGACGAGGGCTTCCTCACCTACTCCGAGCTCACCGAGGACCAGGTCCTCGAGCTGTCGCGCCTGGTCGAGGCCCTCAGCGAGTCGCTGTCGCAGCTCACCGCCGCGGCGATCGGCTGA
- a CDS encoding biotin carboxylase N-terminal domain-containing protein has translation MPAFSSVLIANRGEIAVRVVRACSDAGLRSIAVYADPDRDALHVALADEAYALSGATARETYLDIAKVIEVAKRSGAEAIHPGYGFLSENAEFAQAVMDAGLVWIGPPPAAIESLGDKVSARHIAQRAGAPLVPGTPDPVESADEVVAFADEHGLPVAIKAAFGGGGRGLKVARTREEIPELFDSATREAVAAFGRGECFVERFLDKPRHVETQCLADDHGNVVVVSTRDCSLQRRHQKLVEEAPAPFLTDDQRARLTESSQAILREAGYRGAGTCEFLVGSDGTISFLEVNTRLQVEHPVTEEVTGVDLVREQFRIAAGEPISDLAPVTRGHSIEFRINGEDPAAGFMPAPGRIHRLAFPSGPGVRVDAGVTQGDTVSGNFDSMVAKLIVTGSTREQALQRARRALAEFIVEGIPTVIPFHRAVVDAPAFSAEDGDFSVYTTWIESEFADTVAGLGSSAASTDQDDAGATERVVVEVGGKRLEVVLPASLAQAGRAGARAAGPTRRSSRRSNGSATRTVNGNGLTSPMQGTIVKVAVEDGATVAEGDLIVVLEAMKMEQPLTAHKAGVISGLSAAVGAGVTAGTLICEIAEPA, from the coding sequence GTGCCAGCCTTCTCGAGCGTCCTCATCGCCAATCGCGGGGAGATCGCCGTCCGCGTCGTCCGAGCCTGCTCCGATGCGGGCCTCAGGTCGATCGCCGTCTACGCAGACCCGGACCGCGACGCCCTCCATGTCGCCCTCGCCGACGAGGCCTACGCGCTGAGCGGCGCGACGGCCCGCGAGACGTACCTGGACATCGCGAAGGTCATCGAGGTCGCCAAGCGCTCGGGCGCCGAGGCGATCCACCCCGGCTACGGATTCCTGTCCGAGAACGCCGAGTTCGCGCAGGCCGTCATGGATGCGGGGCTGGTCTGGATCGGCCCGCCGCCCGCGGCGATCGAGAGCCTCGGCGACAAGGTCAGCGCGCGCCACATCGCGCAGCGCGCGGGCGCCCCGCTCGTGCCGGGCACCCCCGACCCGGTCGAGTCGGCCGACGAGGTCGTCGCCTTCGCGGATGAGCACGGTCTTCCCGTCGCCATCAAGGCGGCGTTCGGCGGCGGCGGCCGCGGCCTCAAGGTCGCCCGCACGCGCGAGGAGATCCCCGAGCTGTTCGACTCCGCCACGCGCGAGGCCGTCGCGGCCTTCGGGCGCGGCGAGTGCTTCGTCGAGCGCTTCCTCGACAAGCCGCGCCACGTCGAGACGCAGTGCCTCGCGGACGACCACGGCAACGTCGTGGTCGTCTCGACGCGCGACTGCTCGCTCCAGCGCCGCCACCAGAAGCTCGTCGAGGAGGCCCCGGCGCCGTTCCTCACCGACGACCAGCGCGCGCGCCTCACCGAGTCGAGCCAGGCGATCCTGCGCGAGGCCGGCTACCGCGGCGCCGGCACGTGCGAGTTCCTCGTGGGCTCGGACGGCACCATCAGCTTCCTCGAGGTCAACACGCGCCTCCAGGTCGAGCACCCCGTGACCGAGGAGGTCACGGGCGTCGACCTCGTGCGCGAGCAGTTCCGCATCGCCGCAGGAGAGCCGATCTCGGACCTCGCCCCCGTCACGCGCGGCCACTCGATCGAGTTCCGCATCAACGGCGAGGACCCAGCCGCCGGCTTCATGCCCGCGCCTGGCCGCATCCACCGCCTCGCCTTCCCGTCGGGGCCCGGAGTCCGAGTCGACGCGGGCGTCACGCAGGGCGACACGGTCTCGGGCAACTTCGACTCGATGGTCGCGAAGCTCATCGTCACGGGCTCGACGCGCGAGCAGGCGCTTCAGCGCGCCCGCCGCGCTCTCGCCGAGTTCATCGTCGAGGGCATCCCCACCGTGATCCCATTCCACAGGGCCGTCGTCGACGCGCCTGCCTTCTCCGCCGAGGATGGCGACTTCAGCGTCTACACGACCTGGATCGAGTCCGAGTTCGCCGACACCGTCGCAGGCCTCGGCTCGAGCGCCGCTTCCACGGACCAGGACGATGCAGGAGCGACCGAGCGCGTCGTCGTCGAGGTGGGAGGCAAGCGCCTCGAGGTCGTCCTGCCCGCCTCGCTCGCGCAGGCGGGCCGCGCGGGAGCCCGCGCCGCCGGACCGACGCGACGCTCCTCGCGCCGCTCGAACGGCTCCGCGACCCGCACGGTCAACGGCAACGGCCTCACCTCCCCCATGCAGGGCACGATCGTCAAGGTCGCCGTCGAGGACGGTGCGACGGTCGCGGAGGGCGACCTCATCGTCGTCCTCGAGGCGATGAAGATGGAGCAGCCCCTCACCGCGCACAAGGCGGGCGTCATCTCGGGCCTGTCCGCCGCGGTCGGCGCGGGCGTGACCGCGGGCACCCTGATCTGCGAGATCGCCGAACCCGCCTGA
- a CDS encoding acyl-CoA carboxylase subunit epsilon, producing MTDDGLLEAAASLRVVRGAPDEAELAALVAGMVAVASASADEEGPGAPASAWMDRTRRMQGRRLMLPLGRGEEAWRHSLR from the coding sequence GTGACCGACGACGGACTCCTCGAGGCCGCGGCGTCGCTGCGCGTCGTGCGCGGCGCGCCCGACGAGGCCGAGCTCGCCGCGCTCGTCGCGGGCATGGTCGCGGTCGCGTCCGCCTCGGCCGACGAGGAGGGCCCCGGCGCTCCCGCATCGGCGTGGATGGACCGCACCCGCCGCATGCAGGGACGACGCCTGATGCTGCCGCTCGGGCGCGGGGAAGAGGCATGGAGGCATTCGCTGCGATGA
- the efeB gene encoding iron uptake transporter deferrochelatase/peroxidase subunit: MNDAHDGSAPTPDVPSEEAASAVPTEDQAAPTRRGASASDDSGHGHSRSGLSRRAAMLGGAGAVVGAAALAGGGYAVGKATEASSLRRQYDFHGEHQSGIVTPAQDRMHFAAFDVTTDDRDELIALLRSWSEAAATLMTGSELGTGIAGGSEYAPPDDTGDATGLPASGLTITFGFGPTLFEKDGVDRFGIADRRPAQLEELPHFPGDTLQDNLTGGDLCIQACADDPQVAMHAIRNLSRLAFGVASVKWAQLGFGRTSSTTRDQSTPRNLMGFKDGTRNLRAEDTDNVREWLWSQADDGQEWMAGGTYLVARKLRILAEIWDRAALNEQETLVGRTKGSGAPLSGGNEFTEPDFSRTGSDGEPLIATDSHIALAHPDANGGVMMLRRGYNYTDGADTLGRLDAGLFFLAFVRDPETQFIPMQNAISSSDAMTVEYVRAVGSALFAVPPGVPAGATLGGDDGAFVGQGLFA; this comes from the coding sequence ATGAACGACGCACACGACGGGTCCGCGCCCACGCCTGATGTCCCCTCGGAGGAGGCCGCCTCGGCCGTCCCCACCGAGGATCAGGCGGCGCCGACCCGTCGTGGCGCGTCGGCAAGCGACGACTCCGGGCACGGCCACTCCAGGAGCGGTCTGTCCCGGCGCGCGGCGATGCTCGGCGGCGCGGGCGCCGTCGTGGGCGCCGCGGCTCTCGCCGGCGGCGGCTACGCCGTCGGCAAGGCGACCGAGGCATCGTCCCTGCGTCGCCAGTACGACTTCCACGGCGAGCACCAGAGCGGCATCGTCACCCCCGCCCAGGACCGGATGCACTTCGCGGCCTTCGACGTGACGACCGACGACCGCGACGAGCTCATCGCGCTGCTGCGGTCGTGGAGCGAGGCCGCGGCGACTCTCATGACGGGCTCGGAGCTCGGCACCGGGATCGCGGGCGGCTCGGAGTACGCGCCGCCGGACGACACGGGCGACGCGACCGGCCTGCCCGCCTCGGGCCTGACGATCACGTTCGGCTTCGGTCCGACGCTGTTCGAGAAGGACGGCGTGGACCGCTTCGGCATCGCCGACCGCAGGCCGGCCCAGCTCGAGGAGCTCCCGCACTTCCCCGGCGACACCCTGCAGGACAACCTCACCGGCGGCGACCTGTGCATCCAGGCCTGCGCCGACGACCCGCAGGTCGCGATGCACGCGATCCGCAACCTCTCGCGGCTCGCGTTCGGCGTCGCGTCGGTCAAGTGGGCGCAGCTGGGGTTCGGCCGCACCTCGTCGACCACGCGCGACCAGTCGACGCCCCGCAACCTCATGGGCTTCAAGGACGGTACGCGCAACCTCCGCGCGGAGGACACTGACAACGTGCGCGAGTGGCTCTGGTCGCAGGCCGACGACGGCCAGGAGTGGATGGCGGGCGGCACGTACCTCGTGGCGCGCAAGCTGCGCATCCTGGCGGAGATCTGGGACCGCGCGGCGCTGAACGAGCAGGAGACGCTCGTGGGTCGCACCAAGGGCTCGGGTGCCCCGCTCAGCGGTGGCAACGAGTTCACCGAGCCCGACTTCTCGCGCACCGGCTCCGACGGCGAGCCCCTCATCGCGACCGACTCGCACATCGCGCTCGCGCACCCGGACGCGAACGGCGGCGTCATGATGCTGCGCCGCGGCTACAACTACACGGACGGCGCGGACACTCTCGGGCGCCTCGATGCGGGGCTGTTCTTCCTCGCGTTCGTGCGCGACCCCGAGACGCAGTTCATCCCCATGCAGAACGCGATCTCGTCGTCCGACGCCATGACCGTCGAGTACGTGCGCGCCGTGGGCTCTGCGCTCTTCGCCGTCCCGCCGGGCGTGCCCGCGGGCGCGACGCTCGGCGGGGACGACGGCGCGTTCGTGGGGCAGGGTCTGTTCGCCTGA
- the efeU gene encoding iron uptake transporter permease EfeU translates to MLANFLIGLREGLEASLVIGILVAYLVRIERRDMLRHVWLGVGIAVLVSLGFGALLTLGPQGLTFEAQEIIGGSLSIVAVGLITWMIFWMGKTARHLKGHLEGQLDKAIAVGGGAVITMSLLAVGREGLETSLFLWAGIQAAGSSTAPIVGATLGLLTAVALGYVIYRGAVRINLRVFFQWTGVFLVIVAGGVLAYGIHDLQEAGVLPGLNTLAFDVSATISEGSLLGTVLKGVFNFSPATTVLEALAWTLYVVPTMWFFVRMAFRTTPAPPRAVAPSPTKDAHAASAA, encoded by the coding sequence GTGCTTGCGAACTTCCTGATCGGCCTGCGCGAGGGCCTCGAGGCCTCGCTGGTCATCGGCATCCTCGTCGCCTACCTCGTGCGCATCGAGCGCCGCGACATGCTCCGCCACGTCTGGCTCGGCGTCGGAATCGCAGTCCTGGTCTCGCTCGGCTTCGGCGCGCTGCTCACGCTCGGCCCGCAGGGGCTGACGTTCGAGGCGCAGGAGATCATCGGCGGCTCGCTCAGCATCGTCGCGGTCGGCCTCATCACGTGGATGATCTTCTGGATGGGCAAGACCGCGCGTCACCTCAAGGGCCACCTCGAGGGCCAGCTCGACAAGGCGATCGCCGTCGGCGGCGGCGCCGTCATCACGATGTCGCTGCTCGCAGTCGGACGCGAGGGCCTCGAGACCTCTCTGTTCCTGTGGGCCGGCATCCAGGCCGCGGGCTCGTCGACCGCGCCGATCGTGGGAGCGACCCTGGGCCTGCTCACCGCGGTCGCGCTCGGCTACGTGATCTACCGCGGCGCCGTGCGGATCAACCTGCGCGTGTTCTTCCAGTGGACCGGCGTCTTCCTCGTGATCGTGGCCGGTGGCGTCCTCGCCTACGGTATCCACGACCTCCAGGAGGCCGGTGTCCTGCCCGGGCTCAACACCCTCGCCTTCGACGTGAGCGCGACGATCTCCGAGGGCTCGCTCCTCGGCACCGTGCTCAAGGGCGTCTTCAACTTCTCCCCCGCCACGACCGTGCTCGAGGCCCTCGCGTGGACGCTGTACGTGGTCCCGACGATGTGGTTCTTCGTCCGGATGGCGTTCCGCACCACCCCGGCGCCCCCGCGCGCCGTCGCCCCCTCTCCGACCAAGGACGCTCACGCGGCGTCCGCGGCCTGA
- a CDS encoding MarR family winged helix-turn-helix transcriptional regulator, giving the protein MSDREALLDAAVEEFLRFVHLSAPNQAGAVARLGLTLHQFRGIVQIYVQPGISTTEFADAIGVQPSVATGVVQRLVDRGLVARTLDEEDRRIRRLSLTAEGLEVAEEAAGIARSTRRTQLGVLSDEQLVQMRELLKVLESGLGRSIPPIQVS; this is encoded by the coding sequence ATGTCTGACCGTGAGGCTTTGCTCGACGCCGCTGTCGAGGAGTTCCTGCGATTCGTCCATCTGTCCGCGCCGAATCAGGCGGGAGCGGTGGCCCGGCTAGGCCTGACGCTGCACCAGTTCCGAGGGATCGTGCAGATCTACGTCCAGCCCGGCATCTCGACCACCGAGTTCGCCGACGCGATCGGCGTGCAGCCGTCGGTGGCCACCGGTGTGGTGCAGCGCCTCGTCGATCGCGGGCTCGTCGCCCGCACGCTCGACGAGGAGGACCGCCGCATCAGGCGGCTGTCGCTCACAGCCGAGGGACTCGAGGTGGCCGAGGAGGCCGCCGGGATCGCCCGATCGACGCGGCGCACCCAGCTGGGTGTGCTGAGCGACGAGCAGCTGGTCCAGATGCGCGAGCTGCTCAAGGTCCTCGAGTCGGGCCTGGGACGCAGCATCCCGCCGATTCAGGTCTCGTAG
- a CDS encoding MFS transporter has product MTAPAPAPLALEEALAEGIPESTYRRRWAILATLCLGLMTAMIANMSLNLALPELAVEFSMTQLELTWVVEAFTLVFAALLFIAAAIADRYGRKRVMLVGLVIFVLASAYAPFFATTAQELIASRAIMGIGGALVMPTTLSLVNVVFPSKERPKAIAIWAAVAGVGMMVGSVLTGLLLHFFDWHSAFLLGAAFGLVALPLTARIVPESVDEKATPVDWIGGLFVTVALAGIVYTIMEAPSHGWETLTVVIAAVGAASLAAFVWWENRVTYPMLDLTLFRNRRFTLSVLSVTLTFFAMIGAFYSMTQIFQLVMDYDELTTAVAMIPPMLPMMVLGPLVPKLVEKVGTRWSVVPGLVIIAGGFLLMTTWPTVPSYWDFFLAMSLITAGMALVMTPATNMLMASVPRNRSGMGSAMNDTTRELGASLGIALLGSLIANQYTSSIADTAAALPEEAGSTVQDSLAGAVAVTDAMTEVGGETATTAAQILDAAQVAFMDASQHAMLISAIIAGATAVLMLIALPKGDRSLSAEPAEPEVDAAATTASDAQEPAAVTD; this is encoded by the coding sequence ATGACTGCGCCCGCGCCCGCCCCGCTCGCGCTCGAGGAGGCCCTCGCCGAGGGGATCCCCGAGTCGACCTATCGCCGCCGTTGGGCAATCCTCGCGACTCTCTGCCTCGGCCTCATGACCGCGATGATCGCGAACATGAGCCTCAACCTCGCGCTCCCCGAGCTCGCGGTCGAGTTCTCCATGACGCAGCTCGAGCTCACCTGGGTCGTCGAGGCGTTCACGCTCGTGTTCGCGGCGCTGCTGTTCATCGCCGCGGCGATCGCGGACCGCTACGGGCGCAAGCGCGTGATGCTCGTCGGGCTCGTGATCTTCGTGCTCGCCTCCGCGTACGCGCCGTTCTTCGCGACGACGGCACAGGAGCTCATCGCCTCGCGCGCGATCATGGGCATCGGCGGCGCGCTCGTCATGCCGACCACGCTGTCGCTCGTCAACGTCGTGTTCCCCTCCAAGGAGCGCCCCAAGGCGATCGCGATCTGGGCCGCGGTCGCGGGCGTCGGGATGATGGTCGGCTCGGTGCTCACCGGGCTGCTGCTGCACTTCTTCGACTGGCACTCCGCCTTCCTGCTGGGCGCGGCCTTCGGCCTGGTCGCCCTCCCCCTCACGGCCCGCATCGTCCCCGAGTCCGTGGACGAGAAGGCGACCCCCGTCGACTGGATCGGCGGCCTGTTCGTCACGGTCGCGCTCGCCGGCATCGTCTACACGATCATGGAGGCGCCCTCGCACGGCTGGGAGACCCTCACCGTCGTCATCGCCGCCGTCGGCGCCGCCTCGCTCGCCGCATTCGTGTGGTGGGAGAACCGCGTCACCTACCCGATGCTCGACCTGACGCTGTTCAGGAACCGCCGCTTCACGCTGTCGGTGCTGTCCGTCACGCTCACGTTCTTCGCGATGATCGGCGCCTTCTACTCGATGACGCAGATCTTCCAGCTCGTCATGGACTACGACGAGCTCACGACCGCCGTCGCGATGATCCCGCCGATGCTGCCGATGATGGTCCTCGGGCCGCTCGTGCCGAAGCTCGTCGAGAAGGTCGGGACGCGCTGGTCCGTCGTCCCCGGGCTCGTGATCATCGCGGGAGGGTTCCTCCTCATGACCACGTGGCCCACGGTGCCGTCCTACTGGGACTTCTTCCTCGCGATGTCACTCATCACCGCGGGCATGGCACTCGTGATGACGCCCGCGACGAACATGCTCATGGCATCCGTGCCCCGCAACCGCTCGGGCATGGGCTCGGCGATGAACGACACCACGCGGGAGCTCGGCGCGTCGCTGGGCATCGCGCTGCTGGGCTCGCTCATCGCGAATCAGTACACGTCGTCGATCGCCGACACCGCCGCCGCATTGCCCGAGGAGGCCGGCTCCACGGTGCAGGACTCGCTCGCGGGCGCGGTCGCGGTCACCGACGCGATGACCGAGGTCGGCGGCGAGACCGCCACGACGGCCGCACAGATCCTCGACGCCGCGCAGGTCGCCTTCATGGACGCAAGCCAGCACGCGATGCTGATCTCCGCGATCATCGCGGGCGCGACCGCGGTGCTCATGCTGATCGCACTGCCGAAGGGCGACCGCTCGCTGTCGGCGGAGCCGGCCGAGCCGGAGGTTGATGCTGCCGCCACCACCGCCTCCGACGCCCAGGAGCCCGCTGCCGTCACGGACTAG
- a CDS encoding vancomycin high temperature exclusion protein, producing the protein MSDLTRGLAVAAAATAAPHLYMRVRTWGAIHGAGCPGIDTADAALVLGARVWEDGRPSRFLRERVEVGAALFHSGLVPTLILSGAGNNREGLDETAAMRTTALDLGVPESALVLDPDGYDTRTSALNALELGYSSVIVCSQEFHLPRAVWLCERAGLDAQGVHPAIALKPHTAIGYGRELAASWKAALIEAGVLDDADLAPEDAATASE; encoded by the coding sequence ATGAGCGATCTCACGAGGGGTCTTGCCGTGGCCGCCGCCGCGACCGCGGCCCCGCACCTGTACATGCGCGTGCGCACGTGGGGCGCGATCCACGGGGCCGGCTGCCCGGGCATCGACACCGCGGACGCCGCGCTCGTCCTGGGCGCGCGCGTGTGGGAGGACGGCAGGCCGAGCCGCTTCCTCCGCGAGCGCGTCGAGGTCGGTGCCGCGCTGTTCCACTCGGGGCTCGTGCCGACGCTGATCCTGTCGGGAGCCGGGAACAACCGCGAGGGCCTCGACGAGACCGCCGCGATGCGCACGACCGCGCTCGACCTCGGCGTGCCCGAGTCCGCGCTGGTCCTCGACCCCGACGGCTACGACACCCGCACCTCTGCGCTCAATGCCCTCGAGCTCGGCTACTCGAGCGTGATCGTGTGCTCGCAGGAGTTCCACCTGCCGCGCGCGGTGTGGCTGTGCGAGCGCGCGGGACTCGACGCGCAGGGGGTTCACCCCGCGATCGCGCTCAAGCCGCATACGGCGATCGGCTACGGCCGCGAGCTCGCGGCGTCGTGGAAGGCCGCGCTCATCGAGGCTGGCGTGCTCGACGACGCCGACCTCGCGCCGGAGGACGCCGCGACGGCCTCCGAGTAG